Genomic segment of Thermococcus sp.:
GGAAACCTACGGCAAAAAAGCTGATGAACACCTTCGCAAACTTGTTGAGGAGAAAGTTGAAGAGCTCAGGGAGGAACTCAAGCGTGAGGTTTTTGGAATAAGCATTGACTTGGCCAAAGCCCTTCGGGAGCTCCAGGGACACTACGAGGAGCTCGTGGAGGAGAACGTCCGGCTCAGGTCCCTCGCCAAAGAAAACGAGAAGCTCAGAAAGAGGCTCGTGGAGAGGGAGCGTGAACTTGAGGAGCTCAAGAAGAGGCTCGTGGTTTTCCAGGAGATGGCCAAGCGCGTTGATGCACTCAGCGAGAAGATAAGCAAATACGAGGAGAAGCTTAAGGAAATCAGGACTATTGAGAAGGAGCTCGTCTCTCTAACCGGCGCAAAGGATGCCCTCTCTGCAATTGAAGTTATAAAGAGCGAGTTCATACCAAAATCAAAGTTCGAGAAGACACTAACTGAGATAAAGTCCCTTCTGGCTGAGGCTGAATCATTAAAGGACGAAAACGAACGTCTGAGACGTGAAAACGAGAAGCTCAAGGAGGCCCTCAAAACACTGCTCCAGGAGAAACTTGGGGAGGAGTCATCTCTCGAGCATGACGAGTCTTGAAAATCCCTCTTTAAGCTTTTTCTGAACTAGTTCACTTTTGTCGTCCGTTATCTCCCCGAGCTTTGACATAACTATTTTTCTCATCTTCTCGTTCTTCTCCCCGAGAGCAACTAGGGTCTCGACGGCACTCGCGCGCACGAGCTCGTTCTTGTCGTGAAGGAGAGCGAAGAGCTTTGGCAGGAAGGGGGTTATGTACTTCATCCCGTTCTCGCTCAAGGCGAGGATGAAGTTAAGGGCCGCGAGCTTATCGGAGGTTTCCTTTGAGGTGAGCATGAAGCTTATGTCCCTGAAAACGTTGCCGAGCAGGCTGGGCCTGACGCGCATTATCTCCTCCAGAACGTAGGTCGCGTTCACCTTTATTTTCGGGTCACCGACGCGGTAGTTGGCGAATATCACCGGTACTACCTTCGAAACTTTCTCCGGGGCCACATCTGCTAGGACGCCAAAGGCCCTCGCTATCTCTTGGGTTAATGGAACCGCCTCACTCTTCCTGAGCATGACCATGAGCTTTGTTATCAGGGAGTCGTGTAGCTCCGGCATGTCCCTGAGTACTTCAACGACAACCTTAAGGGCGTTCTTCTGGACCGTCCAGAGATCATCATCAAGGAGCTCTATGACCTCCTTTAGAAACTCCTTGTTGACTGTTGCCCGCGCTATAACCTCCTGGAGCCTATCGCCCGTCGCCAGTGCCTCCCTAA
This window contains:
- a CDS encoding PH0542 domain-containing protein; this translates as MEEEFDLREALATGDRLQEVIARATVNKEFLKEVIELLDDDLWTVQKNALKVVVEVLRDMPELHDSLITKLMVMLRKSEAVPLTQEIARAFGVLADVAPEKVSKVVPVIFANYRVGDPKIKVNATYVLEEIMRVRPSLLGNVFRDISFMLTSKETSDKLAALNFILALSENGMKYITPFLPKLFALLHDKNELVRASAVETLVALGEKNEKMRKIVMSKLGEITDDKSELVQKKLKEGFSRLVMLER